The Deinococcota bacterium genome contains a region encoding:
- a CDS encoding amino acid ABC transporter permease, producing the protein RAVIPAIVGQSIGLFKDTSLVAIVGLTDFFKVSDLVANQPTSLMVPGGIRMELSLFLCVVYFFFCYRMSVASRQLERQLGVGTR; encoded by the coding sequence TGCGCGCGGTGATTCCCGCCATCGTCGGCCAGTCGATCGGCCTCTTTAAAGACACCTCGCTGGTGGCCATCGTCGGCCTCACCGACTTTTTCAAGGTCTCGGACCTGGTCGCCAACCAGCCCACCTCGCTGATGGTGCCGGGCGGCATCCGCATGGAGCTCTCGCTCTTTTTGTGCGTGGTCTACTTTTTCTTCTGCTACCGCATGAGCGTGGCCAGCCGCCAGCTCGAGCGCCAGCTGGGCGTGGGAACAAGGTAG